One genomic segment of Ctenopharyngodon idella isolate HZGC_01 chromosome 7, HZGC01, whole genome shotgun sequence includes these proteins:
- the adgrg3 gene encoding adhesion G protein-coupled receptor G3 isoform X2: protein MFHSNWSTNGCKTSVDNGDFVCSCNHLSFFAVLISPQIPEEFHIVHLNYISYVGSALSIAFTALMIVMFLCKRKKQCEHAVFIHVQLSGSLFLLHISFLCSVWFSGQSLIDSVCQGLGLFLHWCLLATFTWTAVEGFHLYLLLVRVFNIYIKRYLLKLSLVGWGVPTFIVMICGVTKAYGKYSFHMDKDNSTATPLCWVTKQTVSYITVNGYLGLVLLFNMAMLVVVLVKMRQLRSQALQIKDHQRRAWKDWASLLGLSCVLGVPWVLAFSTHGPLSLTSLYVFTILNSFQGVFIFLWFLTLTCKARKEKQIPSKGTIQVSYHSNEDVTR from the exons gTAACTGGAGTACAAATGGCTGTAAGACTAGCGTTGACAACGGAGACTTTGTGTGCAGTTGTAATCATCTGAGCTTTTTTGCAGTGCTCATT AGTCCTCAAATTCCTGAAGAGTTCCATATTGTCCATCTCAACTACATTTCATACGTCGGCTCTGCCCTTTCAATAGCATTTACAGCCCTTATGATTGTCATGTTTCTGTGCAAACG GAAGAAGCAATGTGAGCATGCAGTCTTTATTCACGTACAGCTCTCAGGTTCCTTATTCTTGCTGCACATCTCGTTCTTGTGCAGCGTGTGGTTTTCGGGGCAGAGCCTCATTGACTCAGTGTGTCAGGGTCTAGGACTTTTCCTGCACTGGTGCCTTTTAGCCACCTTCACTTGGACAGCCGTTGAGGGCTTCCACCTGTACCTGCTGCTGGTGCGGGTCTTCAACATCTACATCAAGAGATACCTGCTTAAACTAAGTCTTGTGGGATGGG GTGTTCCCACGTTTATAGTGATGATATGCGGTGTGACTAAAGCGTATGGCAAATATTCCTTTCACATGGATAAAGACAACTCAACAGCCACACCTCT ATGCTGGGTGACCAAACAGACAGTAAGCTACATTACAGTGAATGGTTATCTCGGGCTGGTGCTGCTCTTTAACATGGCTATGCTGGTGGTGGTGCTGGTTAAGATGCGTCAGTTAAGATCACAGGCTCTTCAGATTAAAGACCATCAGAGGAGGGCATGGAAAGACTGGGCGTCTCTACTCGGGCTCAGCTGTGTTCTGGGAGTGCCCTGGGTACTGGCCTTCTCCACCCATGGCCCGTTGAGTCTCACTTCGCTCTATGTTTTCACCATTCTCAACAGTTTTCAGG GTGTCTTTATTTTCTTGTGGTTTTTGACTCTCACATGTAAGGCACGGAAAGAGAAACAAATCCCATCTAAAGGCACCATTCAGGTCAGCTACCACAGTAATGAAGATGTGACTAGATAA
- the sinhcafl gene encoding SIN3-HDAC complex associated factor, like isoform X2, with product MFGFHKSKIYRSNEGCCICKTKSSSSRFTDSSRYEENFRLCFGLSEDRVGDICNACVLLVKRWKKLPHGSKKNWNHVVDARAGPGFKLTKPKKVKNIDGKKKSKLKKLHKFKRQNSDAHSTTSSMSPSQSPSHSNQSDDGSDIETKQRRPNPSGFSFLDLSYWKRQKVCCGIVYKGRFGEVIIDPRLFKPCCNKKRPALASSPDSQISQTLPSPLPEDMKEAW from the exons ATGTTCGGCTTCCATAAATCCAAGATTTACCGCAGTAACGAGGGTTGTTGTATTTGCAAAACCAAGTCGTCAAGTTCTCGGTTCACTGACAGCAGCAGATATGAGGAAAACTTCAGACTCTGCTTCGG TCTGTCAGAGGATCGGGTTGGAGACATCTGCAACGCTTGTGTGCTGCTGGTAAAACGCTGGAAGAAATTACCACATGGATCAAAGAAGAACTGGAACCAT GTGGTGGATGCGAGGGCAGGACCTGGATTCAAGCTGACCAAACCCAAgaaagtcaaaaatattgatggaAAGAAGAAAAGTAAACTGAAAAAGCTTCATAAGTTCAAAAGACAAA ATTCAGATGCCCACAGCACCACATCCAGCATGTCTCCCTCTCAGTCTCCCAGCCACAGTAATCAATCTGATGACGGCTCAGACATTGAGACCAAACAGAGGCGTCCTAACCCGTCTGGGTTCTCCTTTCTCGACCTGTCCTACTGGAAGAG GCAAAAGGTGTGTTGTGGGATTGTCTACAAGGGGCGTTTCGGTGAGGTGATCATCGATCCTCGTCTCTTCAAGCCCTGCTGTAACAAGAAGCGCCCAGCTCTGGCATCCTCCCCGGACTCTCAGATCTCTCAAACACTTCCTTCCCCTCTTCCAGAGGACATGAAGGAGGCATGGTGA
- the sinhcafl gene encoding SIN3-HDAC complex associated factor, like isoform X1, whose protein sequence is MFVRRPRPHHSSVFLCVAVVRHAQYRRVKRTEFKVSDEPVKMFGFHKSKIYRSNEGCCICKTKSSSSRFTDSSRYEENFRLCFGLSEDRVGDICNACVLLVKRWKKLPHGSKKNWNHVVDARAGPGFKLTKPKKVKNIDGKKKSKLKKLHKFKRQNSDAHSTTSSMSPSQSPSHSNQSDDGSDIETKQRRPNPSGFSFLDLSYWKRQKVCCGIVYKGRFGEVIIDPRLFKPCCNKKRPALASSPDSQISQTLPSPLPEDMKEAW, encoded by the exons ATGTTTGTACGCAGGCCCCGCCCCCACCATTCatctgtgtttctgtgtgtggcCGTAGTAAGGCATGCGCAGTACAGACGAGTAAAACGGACGGAATTCAAAGTTTCTGACG AGCCCGTAAAGATGTTCGGCTTCCATAAATCCAAGATTTACCGCAGTAACGAGGGTTGTTGTATTTGCAAAACCAAGTCGTCAAGTTCTCGGTTCACTGACAGCAGCAGATATGAGGAAAACTTCAGACTCTGCTTCGG TCTGTCAGAGGATCGGGTTGGAGACATCTGCAACGCTTGTGTGCTGCTGGTAAAACGCTGGAAGAAATTACCACATGGATCAAAGAAGAACTGGAACCAT GTGGTGGATGCGAGGGCAGGACCTGGATTCAAGCTGACCAAACCCAAgaaagtcaaaaatattgatggaAAGAAGAAAAGTAAACTGAAAAAGCTTCATAAGTTCAAAAGACAAA ATTCAGATGCCCACAGCACCACATCCAGCATGTCTCCCTCTCAGTCTCCCAGCCACAGTAATCAATCTGATGACGGCTCAGACATTGAGACCAAACAGAGGCGTCCTAACCCGTCTGGGTTCTCCTTTCTCGACCTGTCCTACTGGAAGAG GCAAAAGGTGTGTTGTGGGATTGTCTACAAGGGGCGTTTCGGTGAGGTGATCATCGATCCTCGTCTCTTCAAGCCCTGCTGTAACAAGAAGCGCCCAGCTCTGGCATCCTCCCCGGACTCTCAGATCTCTCAAACACTTCCTTCCCCTCTTCCAGAGGACATGAAGGAGGCATGGTGA